The sequence CATGGCCTCGAATGCGCCCCCCGGCCACCGAGCCGTGGCGCTCCAGCACGGCCTGCAGGTTGCCGATGGCCTCGTCGGTGTTCTGGCGGTACACGTCGGGCTCGGGCGGCAGGTCCCACACCCAGCGGCCCACCCTTCCCCGGATACCCGCCTCGACGAGCCCGTCTACCACGTCGTCCAGGAACCGGACCGTGCCGGCCTCCAGGAAGCAGGTGGTGCCCGAGCGCAGCATCTCGGTGGCCGCCAGCTGCGCCGAGATGCGCTCGTCGGCGGCGGTGTAGCTGGCGTAGAGCGGGCAGAGCCAGCCGAAGACGTTCTCCGCGAAGTCGATGTCGTCGGGCACGTAGCCGCGGGTGAGAGGCTCGCCGGTGATGTGGATGTGGCTGTTGACCATGCCGGGCGTGGCCACGAAGCGGTCGCCCCCAGCCTTGGTCGCCGCCTCGTACCGGGCGCGCAGGTCGGCTTCGGGGCCGACCGCCACGATCTCGCTGCCGCGCACCGCCACCGCGCCGCGGCGGACGATGTCCCGCCGCGGGTTCATGGTGACGACGTGACCGGCCCGGATCAGGAGGTCGACCGGTTCGGGACGGCCGGAGCCGTTGCTGTCGTTGGAGGATGTCACGTTCCCGCCTCTCGGTCTTGTTGGGGATGCGTTCGGTCGCTCATTCGCAGCACCTGCGTCACGCCGGACTCTGGATTCCGGCATTCGCTGGAATGACGGAGTTGTGGATCGACACTACTCAGCCGACTGGCGGGAGTTCGGCTGTGGCCTGGGCATCGCGCCGGACCCTGGATTCCGGCCCCGGATCGAGTCCGGGGCGGGCTCTTCGCCGGAATGTCGGAGCGGTGAATCGACACTACTCAGCAAAGCCCGTGCGCCGGAGCGTCACGTCGCCGGTTTGGTCGCCACGAAGATCTGCTGGGCCTCTATCGGCTCGATCAGGCGGATCTCGGTGAAGCCTGACTCCCGCAACCAGCTTGACATCTCCTCGTAGGTGAAGGCGGTGCCGCGCCGGGTGCAGGCCGCCATCGTGGCCGCCATGAACACCCCTTGCGGGCTGCGGCTCGGATCGTCGCTGCGGAAATAGTCCGACACCAGCACGCGCCCGCCGGGGCGCAAGCCGTCGGCGGCCCGCCCCAGCAGCGCCCGGGTACCGTCGGCCCCCTCGGTGCGGCAGACGTGCCCGAGAATCACCAGGTCGAACGCCCCGTCCTCGAGCCCGACCGTGTGATAGTCGCCGGGGCGCAGCTCGCAGCGCTCTTCCACTCCGGCCTCGGCGAGGCGCGCCCGGGCAACCTCCAGCACCTCGGGCAGGTCGTTCACGACGGCGTGACCGTCGGGGCAGGCGCGCAGCACGGCGATGCTCCAGGGCGCCCCGCCGGCGCCGAGGTCGGCTACCCGCGGCGCCGTGAGGTGGCTGTAGGAGATCCAGGCGTCGGCGCGCGTTGCGGCGCGCAGCACCGTGCCGAACGTACCCTCCACCAGCGGCACCCAGAATCCCGCCACGTCGCCGTCCACCGGGCGCGCGGGCTCGCCCCGGCGGATCGTGGCAGCCAAATCGGTCCAGTTCTCGGCCGGACCGGGGGCGACCGACACCAGGTCGGCCATCGGAGCGGGGCTCTGTTGGCAGAGGTAGCGCCGCGAGCAGTCGTTCAGGTCGAACCGTCCGCCGTGGCGGTCCAGCAAACCGAGCACGACCAACGCGTCGGCCAACGCGGCGGTGTGCGACGCCGAGGCGCCCAGGTCGTTCGCCAACTCTTCGGGCCTCCGCGGTCCGTGATCCCAGAGCGCGTCGAAGAGCCCGAGTTCGATCGCCCCGGCCAGCATCCAGTAGGCCCCGAGGCCGAAGATCACGTTCCACACCGGCGCCGACGGGGCGGGTTTCACGTCGGTCCAGGGGCGGCCCGTGCGGGCCATCGTGTGGGTCTTCTTCAGCTCCGGGTAGGGGGAGTCGGCCACGGCGCGACCCTAGGAACGCGTCCAAGGATCGGCTGCAGGTACGAGGTGAGCCGCTGGACGCTGGATTCCGGCCCCGGATCGAGTCCGGGGCAGGCTCTCCGCCGGACTGACGGAGGACGCGGTCTGCCACATGACTCGGTTGTGCTTCAGGGCCGCAGGACGATCTTGCCGAAGAGATCGCTGGCGAGCATCCGCTCCTGGGCGGCGGCCGCCTCGGAGAGGGGCATCACCGAATCCACCGGCGCTGTGAAGTCACCCCCGCAGTACTGCGCCCAGACGGGGCCGAACTCCTCCGGGCGGTACGGGTCCGAGCCGATGATGTGCAGGCCCATGTGGAACAGGTGCCCCAGCGACGGGATCGTTACGGAGTCGCCGGTGGTGTTGCCGCAGTTCACGAGCCGGCCGCGGACGCCGAGGGAGAACATGGAGGCCTCCCACAGGGCCGGACCGACGTGTTCGAAGACCATGTCCACGCCAGCGCCATCGGTTTGCGCACGCGCCCAGCCCGCGATGTCGGTGGTGCGGTTGTTGGCGGCCGCCGCCGCCCCCAACTCCTCGGCCCGGGCGCACTTCTCGTCGGTGCCGGCGGTCGCAAGGACCCGCGCGCCGGCATCGACAGCCAGCTGGATCCCTGCCGTGGACACGCCGCTTCCGGCCGCGTGGATGAGGACCGTCTCGCCGGCCTGCAGCTTGCCCACGTCGAACAGGGCGTGCGCCGCGGTCATCCAGCAGGTGGGGAACACGACCGCCTCGTCGAAGCTCATGCCGTCGGGAATCGGGAAGACGTGGCTGGCGGGCGCGAGGCACAGCTCGGCGTAGCCACCGTCGGCGGTGGCGCCGATGATCCCCAGCTCGCCATAGAGGTCGCCGCGCCCGGCGAGGCGCGAGTCCTCCCGCACCCCC is a genomic window of bacterium containing:
- a CDS encoding zinc-binding dehydrogenase, which codes for MKAVLHDSHGGPEVLRYADVADPEPGPGDVVVQVAATALNRLDIVQRAGYFTMPGFALPHISGMDVAGVVARVGEAVDDVSVGDRVLVDPSMAGVREDSRLAGRGDLYGELGIIGATADGGYAELCLAPASHVFPIPDGMSFDEAVVFPTCWMTAAHALFDVGKLQAGETVLIHAAGSGVSTAGIQLAVDAGARVLATAGTDEKCARAEELGAAAAANNRTTDIAGWARAQTDGAGVDMVFEHVGPALWEASMFSLGVRGRLVNCGNTTGDSVTIPSLGHLFHMGLHIIGSDPYRPEEFGPVWAQYCGGDFTAPVDSVMPLSEAAAAQERMLASDLFGKIVLRP
- a CDS encoding class I SAM-dependent methyltransferase; protein product: MADSPYPELKKTHTMARTGRPWTDVKPAPSAPVWNVIFGLGAYWMLAGAIELGLFDALWDHGPRRPEELANDLGASASHTAALADALVVLGLLDRHGGRFDLNDCSRRYLCQQSPAPMADLVSVAPGPAENWTDLAATIRRGEPARPVDGDVAGFWVPLVEGTFGTVLRAATRADAWISYSHLTAPRVADLGAGGAPWSIAVLRACPDGHAVVNDLPEVLEVARARLAEAGVEERCELRPGDYHTVGLEDGAFDLVILGHVCRTEGADGTRALLGRAADGLRPGGRVLVSDYFRSDDPSRSPQGVFMAATMAACTRRGTAFTYEEMSSWLRESGFTEIRLIEPIEAQQIFVATKPAT